One region of Desulfurobacterium indicum genomic DNA includes:
- the hemW gene encoding radical SAM family heme chaperone HemW — protein MIVKHLYVHVPFCRTKCSYCDFFSTIEVANAEDYLYLLKKELEIRKITVMPETIYFGGGTPSLMPPFFFESILNIFPSAKEITVEINPDDVTFQYLKALKSAGINRISIGIQTFQEKLLKMLNRRHDSEKALKSLHTATSIFNNVSVDIMFGIPGQDENNLEKDLLTATDFPITHISCYALTVYEETPFYEQVKKGRLELPSEEKFSKYYGKTTKILQNKGFAQYEISNFSKPGFECKHNLAYWKLKSYLGIGPSAASMLSKTYFKNISDYKKYKEGILSGNPILEENLTFNDKEFVKIKIAMGLRKNRGIKLNPEEKNIFLSAVRKSSVLQTLLSSDIINFENEILKLNPDYFLLSTNIIGKIINEIEEQFL, from the coding sequence ATGATAGTAAAACACTTATACGTCCACGTTCCATTTTGCAGAACTAAATGTTCGTATTGTGACTTTTTTTCGACTATAGAGGTAGCCAATGCTGAGGATTATTTATATCTACTCAAGAAAGAACTTGAAATAAGAAAAATTACAGTTATGCCCGAAACAATATATTTTGGCGGCGGCACTCCTTCACTCATGCCGCCATTCTTCTTTGAATCAATATTGAATATTTTTCCGTCAGCAAAAGAAATAACAGTGGAAATAAACCCTGACGATGTTACATTTCAATATTTAAAAGCCTTAAAATCAGCAGGTATAAATAGAATCAGTATCGGTATTCAAACATTTCAGGAAAAACTCCTAAAAATGCTTAACCGCAGGCACGATTCTGAAAAAGCACTCAAAAGTTTACATACAGCAACTTCTATATTTAACAACGTCTCGGTAGACATTATGTTTGGCATACCAGGTCAGGATGAAAATAATCTGGAAAAAGATCTTTTAACGGCTACCGATTTTCCTATAACTCACATATCCTGTTATGCACTCACAGTCTACGAAGAAACTCCATTCTACGAACAGGTTAAAAAAGGCAGATTAGAATTACCTTCAGAAGAAAAATTCAGCAAATACTACGGGAAAACCACAAAAATATTGCAAAACAAAGGATTTGCTCAATACGAAATATCAAATTTCTCCAAGCCAGGATTTGAATGTAAACATAACCTTGCATACTGGAAACTAAAAAGTTATCTTGGTATAGGACCTTCTGCCGCTTCAATGCTTTCAAAAACATACTTTAAAAACATCAGTGATTATAAAAAATACAAGGAAGGCATACTTTCTGGAAACCCAATACTTGAAGAGAATCTGACTTTTAACGATAAAGAATTTGTTAAAATAAAGATTGCAATGGGATTGAGAAAAAACAGAGGAATTAAACTGAATCCTGAAGAAAAAAATATTTTCTTATCTGCCGTTAGAAAAAGTTCAGTTCTCCAAACTCTGTTGTCAAGCGATATAATTAATTTTGAGAACGAAATTTTGAAACTAAATCCAGACTATTTCTTACTGTCAACAAATATTATCGGAAAAATAATAAATGAAATTGAAGAACAATTTTTATGA
- the ppsA gene encoding pyruvate, water dikinase produces the protein MDNRNVLWLRDVTLKDVHLVGGKNASLGEMLNVLSFKGINVPDGFVVTANAYFRFIDFNNLREKIEEVIASIDVKDVEDLQRKAGVIRALIREGKFPEKMEREILSYYRALGEKYNMENVDVAVRSSATAEDLPDASFAGQQDTYLNIKGESALLDAVKRCFASLFTARAISYRESFGFDHFKVGISVGIQKMVRSDLGASGVCFSLDTETGFENVVLITGIYGLGELIVGGEVVPDEFLVFKPTLKKGYKAIIEKKLGDKEKKLIYTDDGEGTVVDIVPEKEREKFCLSDEEVLKLADWVLKIEEHYSNLYGRWCPMDVEWAKDGISGELFVVQARPETVQSRKDRSKLTVYKIELSPEEKNKKLLLKGTAVGSKIASGKVRKLSSPENASSFNEGEILVAEITDPDWEPIMKKAAAIITERGGRTCHAAIVARELGVPAVVGAKSALDVLENGQTVTVSCAEGSDGYVYEGAVPYSVEEVDISEIPEVKTPIMFNVATPDKAFELSFLPNEGVGLAREEFIINNYIGIHPLALIHFDFIEKEDSEIAELIKEKTFGYDNPVDYYVDKLSYGIAKIAAAFYPKPVIVRFSDFKSNEYANLLGGSHFEPKEENPMLGWRGASRYYSEKFKEAFGLECIAIKRVREEMGLDNVIVMIPFCRTPEEGKKVLNVMEEYGLERGKNSLKVYVMCEIPSNVILAEQFSEIFDGFSIGSNDLTQLTLGLDRDSELVASIYDERNDAVKFMVATVIDKAKKLGRKVGICGQAPSDYPEFAEFLVEKGIDTISINPDALLKTRKAVAEIERKLKLD, from the coding sequence ATGGACAATAGAAATGTTCTCTGGTTAAGGGATGTAACTTTGAAAGATGTGCACCTGGTAGGAGGGAAAAACGCTTCTTTAGGAGAAATGCTTAACGTTCTTTCTTTTAAAGGAATAAATGTGCCGGATGGGTTTGTGGTAACGGCTAATGCCTACTTCAGATTTATCGATTTTAATAACCTTCGTGAAAAGATAGAAGAAGTGATAGCTTCCATAGATGTGAAAGATGTTGAGGATTTGCAGCGCAAAGCCGGTGTTATAAGAGCGCTTATTAGGGAGGGAAAGTTTCCTGAAAAAATGGAGAGGGAAATCCTTAGTTATTATCGAGCGCTTGGTGAGAAGTATAACATGGAGAATGTAGATGTTGCAGTACGTTCTTCTGCAACTGCTGAGGATCTTCCAGATGCCTCTTTTGCCGGACAACAGGATACTTACCTGAATATAAAGGGGGAGTCTGCCCTCCTTGATGCAGTTAAAAGATGTTTTGCTTCATTATTTACCGCCAGGGCTATTTCTTATAGAGAAAGTTTTGGATTTGATCATTTTAAAGTCGGAATTTCCGTAGGTATTCAAAAAATGGTTCGTTCTGATCTTGGTGCTTCTGGTGTTTGTTTCTCTCTCGATACAGAGACAGGATTTGAAAATGTTGTTTTGATAACAGGTATTTATGGGCTCGGAGAGTTGATTGTTGGTGGAGAAGTGGTTCCTGATGAATTTCTGGTATTTAAGCCGACTCTAAAGAAAGGATATAAAGCCATAATAGAAAAGAAGCTGGGAGATAAAGAGAAAAAGCTTATATATACCGATGACGGTGAAGGAACAGTAGTGGATATTGTTCCAGAGAAAGAGAGAGAAAAGTTTTGTCTTTCAGATGAAGAGGTTTTGAAGCTGGCTGACTGGGTTTTAAAAATAGAGGAGCATTATTCCAATCTTTACGGTCGCTGGTGTCCGATGGATGTTGAATGGGCAAAGGACGGGATAAGCGGGGAGTTATTCGTGGTCCAGGCTCGTCCTGAAACTGTTCAGTCAAGAAAAGATAGAAGTAAATTGACCGTGTATAAAATAGAGCTTTCTCCTGAAGAAAAAAATAAAAAATTACTTCTTAAAGGTACTGCTGTTGGAAGCAAGATAGCATCGGGAAAAGTGAGGAAGCTTTCCTCTCCGGAAAATGCATCTTCTTTTAATGAGGGTGAAATTCTTGTTGCTGAGATAACTGATCCTGATTGGGAACCTATAATGAAAAAAGCTGCAGCTATTATTACCGAAAGAGGCGGAAGAACCTGTCATGCTGCTATTGTTGCAAGGGAACTTGGTGTTCCTGCAGTTGTTGGAGCAAAAAGTGCCCTTGATGTCTTAGAGAATGGGCAAACTGTGACGGTTTCCTGCGCGGAAGGTAGTGACGGTTACGTTTATGAGGGGGCAGTTCCTTATTCGGTAGAAGAAGTTGATATCTCTGAAATTCCTGAGGTTAAGACTCCTATAATGTTTAATGTTGCTACTCCAGACAAAGCCTTTGAACTTTCGTTTTTGCCTAACGAAGGAGTAGGCCTTGCAAGGGAGGAATTCATAATAAATAACTATATAGGAATTCATCCCCTTGCGCTGATCCATTTTGATTTTATTGAAAAAGAGGATTCAGAAATTGCAGAGTTGATAAAAGAAAAGACATTCGGATATGACAATCCGGTCGATTACTATGTCGATAAACTTTCTTATGGTATTGCCAAAATTGCTGCGGCATTTTATCCTAAGCCGGTAATAGTAAGATTTTCCGATTTTAAATCTAATGAGTACGCAAACCTTTTAGGTGGATCCCATTTTGAGCCTAAGGAAGAAAATCCTATGCTTGGTTGGAGGGGGGCTTCAAGATATTATTCTGAAAAATTTAAAGAGGCTTTTGGTCTGGAGTGCATTGCTATAAAACGTGTCAGGGAAGAGATGGGACTTGACAATGTTATTGTTATGATTCCGTTTTGTCGCACTCCCGAAGAGGGCAAGAAAGTGCTGAATGTTATGGAAGAGTATGGCCTTGAGCGTGGCAAAAACAGCCTTAAAGTTTACGTTATGTGTGAAATTCCGTCCAATGTAATTTTAGCTGAGCAGTTTTCCGAAATCTTTGATGGCTTTTCAATAGGTTCGAATGATCTGACACAGTTAACGCTTGGTCTTGACAGAGATTCCGAGCTTGTTGCTTCCATATATGATGAAAGGAACGATGCAGTTAAGTTTATGGTTGCCACAGTTATAGATAAAGCCAAAAAGCTTGGACGAAAAGTGGGTATATGTGGACAGGCTCCTTCCGATTATCCTGAGTTTGCCGAATTTCTGGTGGAGAAAGGGATAGATACAATTTCTATTAATCCTGATGCTCTTTTGAAAACAAGAAAGGCTGTGGCTGAAATAGAACGGAAACTGAAGCTGGATTAA
- the secA gene encoding preprotein translocase subunit SecA: MIDIVLTKLFGSKNERVVKKMRPIVEKINALEPEFEKKSKEELQALTAKWREELSKIKDAKEQFKYMDKILPEAFAAVREAAKRTLGMRHYDVQLIGGMVLHQGKVAEMKTGEGKTLVATLPVYLNALAGRGVHVVTVNDYLAKRDAEWMGPVYNYLGITVGYLQNNMEKPERKEMYMKDVTYGTNSEFGFDYLRDNMAFSKDERVQRDLFYAIVDEADSILIDEARTPLIISGPSEENVDIYYIADSIVRQLKKEKHFTVDEKNKTAVLTDEGIREVEKIVSKMTDIKDFNLYDPKFADLLHGIIQSLRAHHLFKRDVDYVVKDGKVIIVDEFTGRIMPGRRWSDGLHQAVEAKEKVKIEAENQTLATITIQNYFRLYKKLAGMTGTAETEAAELKEIYGLDVVVIPTNKPVIRKDHPDVIYKTMKAKYDAVVKEIEKNYKVGRPVLVGTNSIEASEYLSMLLKKKGIPHNVLNAKYHEREAEIVAQAGRLGAVTIATNMAGRGTDILLGGNPEYMAKQELKKRGITPEKVGEEKYEELLKEETEKFRKITEEEKKKVIELGGLYIIGTERNEARRIDNQLRGRAGRQGDPGESRFFLSLEDDLLRLFGSDRIKKLMEMMNVPDDEPITHKMVSKALENAQKRVEDQNFQIRKRLLEYDEVYNVQRKVIYEQRNKLLDGEDFKEDILYMIEEVVWKLIDLYAPENIVPDEWDFEGLKKALELRFGLEFVIPSSFKELMEMKVEGAVDERDKLFHLIYDRLVKEYEEKEKLIGSQQLREIERLIMLQTLDHYWRQHLRALDHIKESIGWRGYAQKDPIVEFKKEAFILFEELISNIEDATVDGIFNYFKYVESQMEQNENKA; this comes from the coding sequence ATGATAGATATTGTCCTTACTAAGCTTTTTGGTAGCAAGAACGAAAGAGTTGTTAAAAAAATGAGGCCTATTGTTGAAAAGATAAACGCATTGGAGCCGGAATTTGAGAAGAAAAGTAAAGAAGAACTTCAAGCTCTTACGGCAAAGTGGAGAGAAGAGCTTTCAAAAATAAAAGATGCGAAAGAGCAATTTAAGTATATGGATAAGATTTTACCTGAAGCTTTTGCAGCAGTTCGTGAGGCAGCAAAAAGAACTTTAGGTATGAGACATTATGATGTTCAGCTTATAGGTGGTATGGTCCTTCATCAGGGGAAGGTTGCCGAAATGAAAACAGGTGAAGGGAAGACCCTTGTTGCTACGCTTCCTGTATATTTAAATGCACTTGCCGGAAGAGGCGTTCACGTTGTTACAGTTAACGATTACCTTGCCAAGAGAGATGCCGAATGGATGGGACCTGTTTATAACTATCTCGGTATAACGGTTGGCTATCTCCAGAACAATATGGAGAAACCGGAAAGAAAAGAGATGTATATGAAAGATGTAACTTATGGAACGAACAGTGAGTTTGGATTTGATTATCTCCGTGATAACATGGCGTTTTCAAAAGATGAGAGAGTACAGAGGGATCTTTTTTATGCGATAGTTGACGAGGCAGATTCTATTCTTATTGATGAGGCTAGGACGCCGCTTATTATTTCTGGACCTTCAGAAGAAAATGTCGATATCTATTACATAGCAGATTCTATTGTTAGACAGCTGAAAAAAGAAAAACATTTTACGGTTGATGAGAAAAACAAGACAGCTGTTTTAACCGATGAAGGAATCAGGGAAGTTGAAAAGATAGTTAGTAAAATGACGGATATAAAGGACTTTAACCTTTATGACCCTAAATTTGCCGATCTTCTTCACGGTATTATCCAGTCTTTGAGAGCTCATCATTTGTTCAAAAGAGATGTGGATTATGTTGTAAAAGATGGGAAGGTGATCATAGTTGATGAATTTACTGGAAGAATAATGCCGGGGAGACGCTGGAGCGATGGACTCCATCAGGCGGTAGAAGCGAAAGAGAAAGTAAAAATAGAAGCAGAAAACCAGACACTTGCGACTATAACCATTCAAAACTATTTCCGTCTATATAAAAAACTTGCCGGAATGACGGGAACTGCCGAAACGGAAGCGGCTGAACTTAAAGAAATCTATGGACTTGATGTTGTTGTTATTCCGACTAATAAGCCTGTTATAAGAAAAGATCATCCGGATGTTATTTACAAGACAATGAAAGCCAAGTATGATGCTGTTGTTAAGGAAATTGAGAAGAACTATAAAGTGGGAAGACCTGTTCTTGTTGGGACCAACTCTATTGAGGCTTCTGAGTATCTTTCAATGCTATTAAAGAAAAAGGGTATTCCTCACAACGTTCTTAATGCCAAGTATCATGAAAGAGAAGCCGAAATCGTTGCTCAAGCGGGGCGGCTCGGAGCTGTTACGATAGCTACAAACATGGCTGGTCGTGGAACGGATATTCTGCTTGGTGGTAATCCGGAATACATGGCAAAACAGGAGCTTAAAAAGCGTGGAATAACGCCAGAGAAAGTCGGTGAAGAGAAATATGAAGAGCTGCTAAAAGAAGAGACGGAAAAATTCAGAAAAATAACGGAAGAAGAAAAGAAAAAGGTAATAGAACTTGGCGGACTTTATATTATTGGAACGGAGAGAAACGAAGCTCGCCGTATAGATAACCAGTTAAGAGGTCGTGCAGGAAGACAGGGAGACCCGGGAGAATCAAGATTTTTCCTTTCTCTTGAAGATGATCTTTTAAGGTTGTTTGGTTCTGACAGAATTAAGAAATTAATGGAAATGATGAATGTTCCCGATGATGAGCCTATAACTCACAAGATGGTTTCAAAGGCTCTTGAAAATGCCCAGAAACGTGTTGAAGATCAGAACTTCCAGATAAGAAAGAGGCTTTTAGAGTATGACGAAGTTTACAACGTTCAGAGGAAGGTAATCTATGAGCAGAGAAACAAGCTCCTTGACGGAGAAGATTTCAAAGAGGATATTCTCTATATGATTGAAGAAGTTGTCTGGAAGCTTATAGATCTTTATGCTCCTGAAAATATTGTTCCTGACGAGTGGGATTTTGAAGGTTTGAAAAAGGCGCTGGAATTACGTTTCGGCCTTGAATTTGTTATTCCGTCATCATTTAAAGAGCTTATGGAAATGAAGGTTGAGGGGGCGGTTGACGAGAGAGATAAGCTGTTCCATCTGATCTATGACAGGCTCGTTAAAGAGTATGAGGAAAAAGAGAAACTTATAGGTAGCCAGCAACTCAGAGAAATAGAAAGGCTAATAATGCTTCAAACGCTTGATCATTACTGGAGACAACACCTGAGGGCTCTTGATCACATCAAGGAGAGTATCGGATGGAGAGGATATGCTCAGAAAGATCCGATTGTTGAATTCAAGAAAGAGGCGTTTATCCTGTTTGAGGAGCTTATTTCTAACATAGAGGATGCTACGGTTGACGGTATATTTAACTACTTCAAATATGTGGAAAGCCAAATGGAGCAAAATGAAAATAAGGCCTGA
- a CDS encoding C40 family peptidase, which yields MMRKLMLTVALLVLPVAARADLYIVKRGDSLYKIARKYHTSVETIRRLNGIRGKLLRPGQRLIVPGRSRFAKPRKSVATINLLENEAKELSTEVSEKDQAIKTLSELNSQDIYSITDTIETESELLSDAISTPLNVSYDNWSLSILNLPQYKSSLLKILASIFKRYKNTPYVFGYNNPAMGLDCSSFTMRVYRKLGIHLPRTARGQFNVGVPVDREHLKVGDLVFFRTYARFPSHVGIYIGDGKFVHFSSSNHGLAISSLNSRYFRRRFIGAKRVLSEKKVREVVAKLKGSLR from the coding sequence ATGATGAGGAAATTAATGCTAACGGTGGCTTTACTCGTTCTGCCAGTAGCTGCAAGGGCAGATTTATATATAGTGAAAAGAGGCGATTCCCTCTATAAAATAGCCCGCAAATATCACACAAGTGTTGAGACGATAAGACGTCTAAACGGTATAAGGGGAAAACTTTTAAGACCCGGCCAGCGATTAATTGTTCCCGGAAGAAGTCGATTTGCGAAGCCAAGGAAAAGTGTTGCTACTATTAACTTGCTTGAGAATGAAGCGAAAGAGCTTTCTACGGAAGTTTCAGAGAAAGATCAGGCTATAAAAACGCTTTCCGAACTTAATTCCCAAGATATCTATTCCATAACTGATACAATAGAAACGGAATCAGAACTTCTGTCAGATGCAATATCAACGCCTCTTAATGTTTCTTATGATAACTGGAGTCTTTCTATTTTAAATCTTCCTCAGTATAAAAGTTCTTTGCTAAAGATACTGGCGAGCATATTTAAACGTTACAAGAATACACCTTACGTATTTGGATACAACAATCCAGCTATGGGGCTTGATTGTTCTTCTTTTACCATGAGAGTTTACAGAAAATTGGGAATTCATCTTCCGCGGACTGCGCGAGGGCAGTTTAACGTAGGAGTGCCTGTTGATAGGGAGCATTTGAAAGTTGGTGATCTGGTATTTTTCAGAACTTATGCAAGATTTCCTTCCCACGTTGGTATTTATATAGGTGACGGAAAGTTTGTCCATTTTTCATCCTCAAACCATGGTCTTGCTATTTCTTCTCTTAATAGCAGATATTTCAGGAGAAGATTTATCGGAGCCAAGAGAGTGTTAAGTGAGAAAAAAGTGAGAGAGGTGGTGGCAAAGTTAAAAGGAAGTTTACGATAA
- a CDS encoding Do family serine endopeptidase, producing MNTRQLLKVAVLTTVAAVSFSMPVKAQVNVTPEDYRVALSLQKVIESVAEKVRPAVVDITSVSTVKFQHPAIPPEFRDFFRQFGFPMPQFPDMPKEFERKSLGSGFIVKVKNGWAYILTNNHVIDKAKKIRVKLYNGDVYTAKVVGADPKTDVALIKIKVGNKKVPVAKLGDSDKIKIGELVIAIGNPYRLDGSVTHGIISAKGRHGLGLNPIENFIQTDAAINPGNSGGPLCDIYGNVIGINTAIVRNAQGLGFAVPINIAKKVMHDLLKYGKVIRGWLGVYIEDVSPDVAAKFGIKSGVIVTKVIKGSPASKAGLKSGDIIVTYNGEQVKGVSDLQLKVVNTRPGDRVRLGIIRNGERETITVKIGQMPQHEMIADALSTLGLSVQKLTPELKQKLGIPENISGLVVTDIKPGSPADDAGLQEGDVIVSAGTKPQNLKPVKSVEAFAKLVEKAKDSGVLLKVYRNGFSFFVVLKAEE from the coding sequence ATGAACACAAGACAGCTCTTAAAAGTGGCAGTTTTGACTACCGTTGCAGCAGTATCTTTCTCAATGCCGGTAAAGGCACAGGTTAATGTAACACCGGAAGATTATAGGGTAGCTCTTTCTCTTCAGAAGGTTATTGAATCTGTGGCAGAGAAAGTAAGACCTGCAGTTGTCGATATTACATCTGTATCAACTGTTAAGTTCCAGCATCCTGCTATTCCGCCTGAGTTCAGGGATTTTTTCAGACAGTTCGGCTTTCCTATGCCTCAGTTTCCCGATATGCCGAAAGAGTTTGAAAGGAAATCTCTAGGTTCAGGGTTCATAGTGAAGGTTAAGAATGGCTGGGCTTACATTTTAACCAACAATCATGTTATAGATAAGGCCAAAAAAATCCGTGTAAAACTTTACAACGGAGATGTTTATACCGCAAAGGTTGTCGGTGCTGATCCAAAAACGGATGTTGCCCTTATAAAGATTAAAGTCGGCAACAAAAAGGTTCCTGTCGCAAAGCTCGGAGATTCTGACAAAATAAAAATAGGAGAACTTGTTATTGCTATAGGTAACCCTTATAGATTAGATGGTTCTGTGACTCATGGAATTATTTCCGCAAAAGGAAGACATGGCCTTGGATTGAATCCGATAGAGAACTTCATACAGACAGACGCTGCAATTAATCCCGGTAACAGCGGAGGACCTCTCTGCGATATTTACGGTAACGTTATAGGTATTAACACTGCTATAGTTAGAAATGCTCAGGGCCTTGGTTTTGCAGTGCCTATAAACATAGCGAAGAAAGTTATGCATGATCTTCTTAAATATGGTAAAGTTATAAGGGGATGGCTGGGGGTTTATATTGAAGATGTTTCTCCTGATGTTGCAGCTAAGTTCGGTATAAAATCAGGAGTTATTGTTACCAAAGTTATAAAGGGGAGCCCTGCTTCAAAAGCCGGGCTGAAGAGCGGTGATATAATCGTTACTTATAATGGTGAGCAGGTAAAGGGAGTTTCTGATCTTCAGCTTAAGGTTGTTAATACAAGGCCCGGTGATAGGGTTAGACTTGGCATAATCAGAAACGGAGAGAGAGAAACTATCACAGTTAAAATAGGACAGATGCCTCAGCATGAGATGATTGCTGATGCACTATCAACGCTTGGCCTTTCCGTTCAAAAGCTGACTCCTGAGCTGAAACAAAAGCTCGGTATTCCTGAGAATATTTCAGGGCTTGTAGTAACAGATATTAAGCCCGGTTCACCGGCCGATGATGCGGGATTGCAGGAAGGAGATGTTATCGTCAGTGCCGGAACAAAACCTCAAAATCTTAAGCCTGTGAAAAGCGTTGAGGCTTTTGCAAAGCTTGTTGAAAAAGCCAAAGATAGCGGTGTTTTGTTGAAAGTTTACAGAAACGGGTTCTCTTTCTTTGTTGTTTTGAAAGCTGAAGAATAA
- a CDS encoding sigma-70 family RNA polymerase sigma factor, with amino-acid sequence MGEKEFIFGDDEFLLENIDDENNPFGDASVLNAEIDPSLIESFVPDKDSLDAFLKAISKIPLLSREEELEYAKRAKEGDQEALKKLVESNLRFVVSVAKKYLGCGLPLHDLIAEGILGLIEAARRFDPDKGVKFISYAVWWIRQSIMQALAQQTGAVKIPVKQAVLVNKITRSYGELLKKLGREPTTEELANYLGMEAKDIERLLTVCQVPLSLDTPVGDEEDTTFKDFLKGEGTAEVEEKVVQEELRHSIKEMLEQLTPQEKRIIIMRFGLDGNDPKTLREIGEKLGISRERVRQLETRAKKKMKEYALKKKLNVFLN; translated from the coding sequence ATGGGAGAAAAAGAGTTTATTTTTGGAGATGATGAGTTTTTACTTGAAAATATAGATGATGAGAATAACCCTTTTGGTGATGCTTCTGTTTTGAATGCAGAAATAGACCCTTCTCTTATAGAATCTTTTGTTCCTGATAAAGATTCCCTTGATGCTTTCCTTAAAGCTATTTCAAAAATACCTCTTCTGTCAAGGGAAGAAGAACTTGAATACGCAAAAAGAGCAAAAGAAGGTGATCAGGAGGCTCTTAAAAAGCTTGTAGAATCAAACCTGAGATTTGTTGTAAGTGTTGCCAAAAAGTATCTCGGCTGTGGATTGCCACTTCACGATTTAATTGCTGAAGGAATTTTAGGGCTTATAGAAGCTGCCCGCCGTTTTGATCCAGATAAAGGGGTGAAATTCATTTCTTATGCCGTCTGGTGGATAAGACAGTCAATTATGCAGGCGCTTGCCCAGCAGACTGGAGCGGTTAAGATACCTGTGAAACAGGCCGTTTTGGTTAACAAGATTACGCGTTCTTACGGTGAACTTCTCAAGAAGTTAGGGAGAGAGCCGACAACAGAGGAGCTTGCCAATTATCTTGGAATGGAAGCTAAGGATATAGAGAGACTTCTTACCGTTTGTCAGGTTCCGCTTTCTCTGGATACGCCTGTTGGAGACGAAGAGGACACTACTTTTAAAGATTTCTTGAAAGGGGAAGGCACTGCTGAGGTAGAAGAAAAGGTTGTTCAGGAAGAGCTGAGACACAGCATTAAAGAAATGCTTGAACAGCTTACCCCTCAGGAAAAAAGAATTATCATTATGCGTTTTGGACTTGACGGAAACGATCCTAAAACTTTGAGAGAGATTGGAGAAAAGCTTGGCATTTCAAGAGAAAGGGTAAGACAGCTTGAGACAAGGGCAAAGAAAAAGATGAAAGAGTATGCTCTTAAAAAGAAATTGAATGTCTTTCTTAATTGA
- a CDS encoding pseudouridine synthase translates to MVSKIRLDRFLAESGYGTRKEVKQIIKRGIVEVNGVPVKNPSFKLDPETDNVTVDGKDVFHTNDFYIMLNKPEGYITSTKDKELTVMELVCNIPRFENLFPVGRLDKDTTGLLLITNDGELAHRLTHPKWKVPKTYIAIVKGKLSEEERERLERGINLGDFTTKPARVKILKEGKTSEVEIEIKEGKYHQVKRMFESVGHSVLKLQRIAFGPLKLGDLPEGEYRFLTAEEVEELKKETGLK, encoded by the coding sequence ATGGTTTCTAAAATAAGGCTGGACCGCTTTCTTGCTGAAAGCGGATACGGAACAAGAAAAGAGGTAAAGCAGATAATAAAAAGGGGCATCGTCGAAGTAAACGGTGTCCCCGTAAAAAATCCTTCATTTAAGTTAGATCCTGAAACAGACAACGTAACCGTTGACGGCAAAGATGTTTTTCACACAAACGATTTTTACATAATGCTCAACAAACCGGAAGGATACATAACTTCAACAAAAGATAAAGAACTAACCGTAATGGAACTTGTATGTAATATCCCGAGATTTGAAAACCTTTTTCCAGTTGGAAGATTAGACAAAGATACAACAGGTTTGCTTCTCATAACAAACGACGGAGAGCTTGCTCACAGACTTACCCACCCAAAATGGAAAGTTCCAAAGACATACATTGCAATAGTAAAAGGGAAACTTTCAGAAGAAGAAAGAGAAAGACTTGAAAGAGGTATAAATCTTGGTGATTTCACAACAAAACCGGCACGTGTAAAAATTTTAAAGGAAGGAAAAACTTCAGAAGTTGAAATAGAAATCAAGGAAGGTAAATATCATCAGGTAAAAAGGATGTTTGAAAGCGTGGGACACTCCGTATTAAAACTTCAGAGAATTGCTTTCGGACCGCTAAAATTAGGAGACCTACCGGAAGGAGAATACAGATTCCTTACTGCTGAAGAAGTAGAAGAACTCAAGAAAGAAACGGGACTGAAATAA